The following are from one region of the Silene latifolia isolate original U9 population chromosome 9, ASM4854445v1, whole genome shotgun sequence genome:
- the LOC141598907 gene encoding uncharacterized protein LOC141598907 isoform X1, with amino-acid sequence MMEKQLLNDQKQCAEQNMFFDLGRNDVGKVSKFGYVKIEKLMNLERVSHVMHISSTIGSDLKKKIVRLLGGPRFCIRLTTYQVLSLLPELDACSCWEFVGCDLFSRISAAGSRFMRQTRPYTTCLLVDMIQPVQVTNC; translated from the exons ATGATGGAAAAACAACTTTTGAATGATCAGAAACAATGTGCTGAGCAGAACATGTTTTTCGATTTGGGGAGGAATGATGTTGGAAAG GTCTCGAAATTTGGGTATGTGAAGATTGAAAAGCTTATGAATCTTGAGAGAGTTTCTCATGTGATGCATATTAGTTCTACT ATTGGCAGCGACTTGAAGAAGAAAATTGTGAGGTTATTGGGTGGTCCCAGGTTCTGTATAAGGCTCACAACATATCAAGTTCTCTCA CTTCTCCCTGAACTTGATGCATGCTCTTGTTGGGAG TTTGTAGGTTGTGACCTTTTTAGCCGTATATCTGCTGCAGGCTCTCGATTCATGCGTCAAACTCGGCCGTATACAACCTGCTTACTTGTTGACATGATTCAGCCAGTTCAAGTTACCAACTGCTGA
- the LOC141598907 gene encoding anthranilate synthase alpha subunit 2, chloroplastic-like isoform X2 encodes MMEKQLLNDQKQCAEQNMFFDLGRNDVGKVSKFGYVKIEKLMNLERVSHVMHISSTIGSDLKKKIVRLLGGPRFCIRLTTYQVLSLLPELDACSCWEALDSCVKLGRIQPAYLLT; translated from the exons ATGATGGAAAAACAACTTTTGAATGATCAGAAACAATGTGCTGAGCAGAACATGTTTTTCGATTTGGGGAGGAATGATGTTGGAAAG GTCTCGAAATTTGGGTATGTGAAGATTGAAAAGCTTATGAATCTTGAGAGAGTTTCTCATGTGATGCATATTAGTTCTACT ATTGGCAGCGACTTGAAGAAGAAAATTGTGAGGTTATTGGGTGGTCCCAGGTTCTGTATAAGGCTCACAACATATCAAGTTCTCTCA CTTCTCCCTGAACTTGATGCATGCTCTTGTTGGGAG GCTCTCGATTCATGCGTCAAACTCGGCCGTATACAACCTGCTTACTTGTTGACATGA
- the LOC141600532 gene encoding 22.0 kDa class IV heat shock protein-like: MSMILNGVPTDGKQIVEWSEICCEKGGDGVETVKADIFESLIEYNIILTVPGIDDLTVEIKKKDHQVLIRGERVKPILNQFGPHTVWSVTETSYGPFWRRFRFPTNAIMDRVKFHLDNDTIVTRTQGAFETLDNVVM; this comes from the exons ATGTCGATGATCCTGAATGGTGTCCCAACTGATGGTAAGCAAATTGTGGAGTGGTCGGAAATATGCTGTGAAAAAGGAGGAGACGGTGTGGAGACGGTGAAGGCAGATATTTTCGAGAGCCTCATTGAATACAACATTATTTTGACAGTTCCTGGCATCGATGATTTGACGGTCGAGATTAAGAAGAAAGACCATCAAGTTTTGATTCGTGGTGAGCGTGTTAAGCCTATTCTAAACCAGTTTGGCCCTCATACAGTATGGTCTGTCACTGAGACAAGTTATGGTCCATTTTGGAGACGTTTTCGTTTTCCAACGAACGCTATAATGGATCGTGTCAAGTTCCATCTTGATAACG ATACAATTGTTACCCGGACTCAGGGAGCCTTTGAGACACTTGATAACGTTGTTATGTAA
- the LOC141600533 gene encoding aspartyl protease 37-like has translation MVFGLGFQNTCIPELSCFQGVAGFGAGPLALPSQLTPKPTRWGFCLPYNEFMDGSFMVGDDAQILGDYRTVPLIDDNYYYLTNLSAIYVIGPGGGVVKPDATSTILIDIGSNFSYLEDSLFDSLVGAVKHFVKDIFDDIPVTAPYLTDLDLELCYTLPYQVEIIIVLGEAYLRIMDPEKVWWKYTEYAYCLSFKRNGRAPNNTLGSYHIREHKVVYDLNPDHPGIHLSTGQDETGCFTPADA, from the coding sequence ATGGTATTTGGCCTTGGATTCCAGAACACATGTATCCCTGAGTTATCTTGTTTCCAAGGGGTGGCAGGTTTCGGAGCTGGGCCACTTGCTTTACCATCTCAACTCACCCCTAAACCTACTCGTTGGGGTTTCTGTTTACCTTACAACGAGTTTATGGACGGATCTTTCATGGTTGGAGACGATGCCCAAATACTCGGAGATTATAGGACAGTCCCACTCATCGATGACAATTATTATTACTTAACCAATTTATCGGCTATATATGTGATAGGTCCGGGAGGAGGAGTTGTAAAACCCGATGCGACATCAACTATCTTAATCGATATAGGGTCAAACTTTAGCTACTTGGAAGATTCGCTATTTGACAGCCTTGTAGGCGCAGTCAAACACTTTGTGAAAGATATTTTTGATGATATTCCGGTAACAGCTCCATATTTGACGGACTTAGATTTGGAGCTCTGTTACACATTACCTTACCAAGTTGAGATAATAATTGTGCTTGGGGAAGCTTACTTACGAATAATGGATCCAGAAAAAGTATGGTGGAAATATACGGAATATGCCTACTGTTTGTCTTTCAAACGAAATGGAAGAGCTCCCAATAATACACTGGGCAGCTATCATATTCGTGAACATAAGGTGGTTTACGACTTGAACCCGGACCACCCAGGTATCCACCTGTCCACGGGTCAAGACGAGACTGGTTGTTTCACTCCTGCTGATGCCTAA